GTAGAAAGCGGCCTTGATGGTGGGCGCCTGCGGCTGCGAGGGCTGGCAGTCAAAGCCCTTCGCGCGCAGGTGCTGCACCGCCTCGGCCAGTACGCTGCCGGGGCCTGCCCACTGGCCGAGCTGGGCCTTGCCCGCGGCCGTGGACTGCTGTTCGTGGAAACGGGACGCTTGCTGTCCGGTGTCATTCATGGCGGAACATCCTGTCGCAGATGTCAGAAGGAACAGGGAAACCAGAAGCGGGGCGACAGCGGACCGTGCCGCCCCGGGGACACGTATCCCGCCTCTGCCCCGGGCGCGCCCGGGACGGGGAATGGTGGTAGCCACGCTGGAGTTACCCCGCTGCAGTGTCGATGGGCAGAAACTAGCATGGAACCTTCGGCGAAAAGGTGAGGGAACCGCAGGAAAAATCCCAGAAATCTGTAGGAAAATCCCTCAACGTGACGTACGTACAGAAACCGGGTGCGGTTCCCCAGCCCTTCTGCTCAGTCGCGCGCCACCAGGCCCTCTGCACGGCTGTAGACGCGCAGGCGGTGGCCATCGGGATCGACGCCGGTGAAGGTATGGCCGAATTCCAAGGTGACCGGCGCCTGGGTGATCTGTACCCCCAGTGCGCACCACGCATCATGCAGGTGCTGCACTTCAGCGGGGTTGGCCACCACCATCGCCAGCTCGGCGGCGCCGGCCTCGGCGGTGACCGGCGGCAGCACGCCATCGCGCTGCCACAGGCCCAGGGCCGCGCCATCGCCGAGCAGGAACAGGGCGAAGCCGGGCGACTGCTCGACCGGCGGCGTGCCAAGGATGCCGCTGTAGAACGTGGCACTGGC
This genomic stretch from Stenotrophomonas sp. SAU14A_NAIMI4_5 harbors:
- a CDS encoding VOC family protein, whose product is MFKPSTLLQYVRDVAASATFYSGILGTPPVEQSPGFALFLLGDGAALGLWQRDGVLPPVTAEAGAAELAMVVANPAEVQHLHDAWCALGVQITQAPVTLEFGHTFTGVDPDGHRLRVYSRAEGLVARD